The following DNA comes from Arcobacter cloacae.
GTGGATACTCTTTATTTCTAAATGCAACTACTTCTCTTATTTGTTCAGGAGTCATATTATCACACATTATAATATCTCCACCTGCTGCCATTGCTTCTTTTACTTGCTCAAAAGTTTCACACTCTATTTCTATTTTTGTAACCCAAGAGATTCTTTTTCTAGCTTTTTTTACAAATTCAGCAAGATTTTCTATAGTTCTTAAGTGAGTATCTTTCAACATCAAACAATCATCAAGTCCAAGTCTATGATTTATAGCTCCACCTACTCTACTTGCGTATTTTTCAAAATCTCTTAATTGAGGTCTTGTTTTTCTAGTATCAAGTAAAACAACTCCTGTATCTTCAATCATCTTTGCATATTTATTTGCTTGTGTTGCTATTCCACTTGCATGTTGTAACATATTTAAAAATGTTCTTTCACTTGATAATAAAATAGAAGCTTTACCTTCAAGTTCTGCTATAACATCACCTTTTCTTAAAACATCACCATCATTTTTCAAAAATTTGCAATCAAATTTTTCAGTTCTTGCAAGAACTCTTGCATACTGAATACCTGCCAAAATTCCATCTGATTTACATA
Coding sequences within:
- the nadC gene encoding carboxylating nicotinate-nucleotide diphosphorylase; this encodes MINIKKFVKNAIIEDNGRGDLFFDVAPKGRFTARVICKSDGILAGIQYARVLARTEKFDCKFLKNDGDVLRKGDVIAELEGKASILLSSERTFLNMLQHASGIATQANKYAKMIEDTGVVLLDTRKTRPQLRDFEKYASRVGGAINHRLGLDDCLMLKDTHLRTIENLAEFVKKARKRISWVTKIEIECETFEQVKEAMAAGGDIIMCDNMTPEQIREVVAFRNKEYPHILLEASGNINFETIREYAMTGVDAISSGSIIHQATWLDFSMKFD